The Xenorhabdus doucetiae genome has a window encoding:
- the rpsG gene encoding 30S ribosomal protein S7, with amino-acid sequence MPRRRVIGQRKILPDPKFGSDLLAKFVNILMVDGKKSVAEAIVYGALETLAQRSGKDHLEAFELALDNVRPTVEVKSRRVGGSTYQVPVEVRPVRRNALAMRWIVDAARKRGDKSMALRLANELSDAAENKGAAVKKREDVHRMAEANKAFAHYRW; translated from the coding sequence ATGCCACGTCGTCGTGTAATTGGTCAACGTAAAATTCTGCCAGATCCAAAATTCGGATCTGACCTGCTGGCCAAATTTGTTAATATCCTGATGGTAGACGGTAAGAAGTCTGTCGCAGAAGCAATTGTATATGGTGCGCTTGAGACCCTGGCTCAGCGTTCTGGTAAAGATCATCTGGAAGCATTCGAGCTGGCACTGGATAACGTGCGCCCGACTGTCGAAGTTAAGTCCCGCCGTGTAGGTGGTTCTACTTATCAGGTTCCAGTTGAAGTTCGTCCGGTTCGTCGTAATGCTCTGGCAATGCGTTGGATCGTTGATGCTGCTCGTAAACGCGGTGATAAGTCGATGGCTCTGCGCCTGGCGAATGAATTATCTGATGCGGCTGAAAACAAAGGCGCTGCTGTGAAGAAACGTGAAGACGTTCACCGTATGGCAGAAGCTAACAAGGCGTTCGCACACTACCGTTGGTAA
- the tusB gene encoding sulfurtransferase complex subunit TusB — protein MLYTVSRSPYHADFSAMLGLVSDRDDVLLIQNGVLLSMNNNRYLAELLGTGAGIYVLREDLDARGLIEQISDRVIVIDYKGFVSLTVKHQQNFAW, from the coding sequence ATGTTATATACTGTCAGTCGCTCACCTTACCATGCTGACTTCAGCGCCATGCTTGGCTTGGTATCGGATAGAGATGATGTTCTATTGATTCAAAATGGCGTATTGCTGAGCATGAATAATAATCGCTATCTGGCTGAGTTGCTCGGTACGGGGGCAGGCATTTATGTTTTGAGAGAAGATCTTGATGCACGGGGGCTGATTGAACAGATTTCAGACCGTGTTATCGTGATTGATTACAAGGGCTTTGTTAGCTTAACGGTAAAACATCAGCAAAATTTTGCCTGGTAA
- the tusD gene encoding sulfurtransferase complex subunit TusD — protein MSSLSYCLLVTGPAYGTQQASSAYQFAQALLTSGHKLHSVFFYREGVQNGNQLIAPANDEFDLVRAWQALAARHQFDLLICVAAALRRGVVDEQQARELNLPAANLAEGFELSGLGSLAEAMMLCDRVIQF, from the coding sequence ATGTCGTCGCTGTCTTATTGCCTGCTGGTCACTGGGCCAGCTTACGGTACCCAACAAGCCAGCAGTGCCTACCAATTTGCTCAGGCGTTGCTCACCTCAGGCCATAAACTGCATAGTGTGTTTTTTTATCGTGAAGGTGTCCAAAACGGTAATCAACTGATCGCCCCTGCCAATGATGAGTTTGATTTGGTCAGGGCATGGCAGGCATTGGCAGCCCGGCATCAATTCGATCTGCTTATCTGCGTCGCGGCGGCATTGCGGCGTGGCGTCGTGGATGAACAGCAAGCCCGTGAATTAAATCTGCCCGCCGCTAATCTGGCCGAAGGGTTTGAGCTGAGTGGGTTGGGATCGTTGGCAGAAGCTATGATGCTGTGTGATCGCGTCATACAATTTTAG
- the tusC gene encoding sulfurtransferase complex subunit TusC, which produces MKKIAFVFTEAPHGSSAGREGLDALLATSALTEQIGVFFISDGVFQLLANQQPDKILSRDYISTFKILPLYDIDKCYVCLDDLVIRGGSPTSHFVLEAELLSATAIRELLAGYDVVLKF; this is translated from the coding sequence ATGAAAAAAATCGCCTTTGTTTTTACTGAAGCCCCTCACGGCTCTTCTGCCGGTCGGGAAGGATTGGATGCGCTGCTTGCAACGTCAGCATTGACTGAGCAGATCGGGGTATTCTTTATTTCTGATGGCGTATTCCAGTTATTGGCTAATCAGCAGCCGGATAAAATCCTGTCTCGCGACTATATTTCAACCTTTAAGATCTTGCCGCTTTATGACATTGATAAATGTTACGTTTGTCTCGATGATCTGGTGATTCGAGGGGGCAGCCCGACAAGCCATTTTGTGTTGGAAGCTGAACTGCTTTCTGCCACAGCCATCCGGGAATTGCTGGCGGGTTACGATGTTGTGTTGAAATTTTAA
- the rpsL gene encoding 30S ribosomal protein S12, with product MATINQLVRKSRSSKVVKSNVPALEACPQKRGVCTRVYTTTPKKPNSALRKVCRVRLTNGFEVSSYIGGEGHNLQEHSVILIRGGRVKDLPGVRYHTVRGALDCAGVKDRKQGRSKYGVKKPKA from the coding sequence ATGGCAACTATTAACCAGCTGGTTCGCAAATCTCGTAGCTCGAAAGTTGTGAAAAGCAACGTTCCTGCTCTGGAAGCTTGCCCGCAAAAACGTGGCGTATGTACTCGTGTATATACCACCACTCCTAAAAAACCGAACTCCGCACTGCGTAAAGTATGCCGTGTGCGTTTGACTAACGGTTTCGAAGTTTCTTCCTACATCGGTGGCGAAGGCCACAACCTGCAGGAACACTCCGTTATCCTGATCCGTGGCGGTCGTGTTAAAGACTTGCCAGGTGTGCGTTACCACACTGTTCGCGGCGCTCTGGACTGTGCCGGTGTTAAAGACCGTAAACAAGGTCGTTCTAAGTACGGTGTGAAGAAGCCGAAGGCTTAA